The following DNA comes from Triticum aestivum cultivar Chinese Spring chromosome 3D, IWGSC CS RefSeq v2.1, whole genome shotgun sequence.
ATAATCAGAAAATAACAATGATAATGATGCAGTTCTAGGTGGTGTCAGGTAACAGGTAGAAGCTCCCTGGATGACAAAGCAGAAAGAGACCGGCACTGAAATGCCCAGCCATTAGCTACAGCTAGGGTGCAAACCTAATGACACTCGTTGTCAGGAGTCGTTGTTAATCACTCACATGGTAGAAGCTCACTGTCAAGAATCCAAGATGCATGAGCTCACTGCTTACCTGGTGGCAAGAAGccattagcagtagcagtagcagcagcagcagcagtagcagtagtagtagtagtcggtgTAGCAGGTGGCGTCTGCTGCTCCGGTTTGGTGGTGGTGTGTTGGAGACGCCGTCTCGGCATAGGTGCTTGGCTCCCTGACGAAAGTCATGCTCGACTTCGGTCTGGGCTGGTGGCGAATGATGCCTTCGGGTGTGATTTTGCCTTGTTGGAGGCGCCATCGAGGGGATCCGACACCTCTCCCTGCTTCGAGTTCTTGTCTCCCGGTGAAAACCGTGTGTAATGGTGGCGCCATTGGCGTTATTACTTTGTTGAAAGCATTGCCTTGGAGTCAAGTTGGATGCCGGGAGCACTTGGTAGTGGTGGCGCGGTGGATCTGAAGCGGGCAGCGTTTTGGTGTGCTTGGTGCCGTTGGTGGTGCATCCGTCTGGGCTGGTCGTTGGTCGGCAGGAGAGGAGCTCCTCTCGGTGACATGTCCGTCGGGGGCGATGGTGGTGGGCACTTGGAGCGCACACGACATGCTTGCAGCGCCTGGCGAGTCAGGTTGGGCGCCCTCTCGGGATCGGAGAGGCACATGTTCGCTCCTCTTTCGTCGGACATGTCGTTTCTCTCCGGCGACGGTGATGTCGTCTTACATGCTCGTGGCGGTCTTTTTGGCCTCTAGGCGTTTCCTGTATGTCCTGTGCCTGAGCCTAGGTGTGGTGTGCTCTTTGTAAAGGTTTTAGCTCGGTTTCCCTTAATTAACCGAACATCGGATTCTTTACCGCTTCTTCTAATCAATCGAAATACGCAGCTCTCCTGCgtctatttcaaaaaaaaatagtagcagcagcagcggcagcagcagtagTTCGTTGTGCTCTCTCCTTGGGTCGCGGTTTCGCTCTGCGATGGCGACGGGTAAGAGTTTGCTGGATTTGGGGTTTCAGCGTGGAGGGGCTAGGTTGGCCGGACTAACGGTGGATCAAGTGTTGGAGAGTGCGGGAGGGCCAGAAGGAGTAAATGGGCAAATCCTGGCGCCAGAGTCGGAGACGCCGGCAACCGACCGAATCGGCGgagccggcgacgacggcgagacGTCGAGGGcggagttttttctttttttgagagagAGGGAAGTCGAGCGCGGAGGTGAGCCCGAGCCCACCAGTTTGCTTCCGTCAGACTCCGCTCTTCTGCAGCCCGGCCCAACCAAAGCCCGACGCAAAGATTTGGTGGACGCGGGCCACGCCCGCTCGCTCCTCCTTCCAGCGCGCTTCTCTGCTCTGCTTCTTTCTTTGTGCTCACCCTCCTCCGCCGCCCTAGCACGgcgccgcactccgcctgctcgCCAGCTCCAACCAGCGCTTCAACCTCGACCGGCGGCCAGCATAGCTCCGCGCGGCGCCGCTCGGCCGTTCCCTGGAGAACGGAACTCATTAGTAACCGGAGCAAAAATCAATCCCTTCCTCTTCCTCCAGCCGGCAGCGACCCAGCCGTGGCCGGCGGCCAAGTGGGCAGCGGGGCTGGGCTAGTAGGCAGAGACGGTCGATCATCAAGCACCGGAAGCGGCGGCGTGCGTGTGATTCAGCGTTCTCCCTGCTGGTAATTTTGTGTTTCCTCGCCTCTCTCTGCTCGCTTGTGATGTCCGTCAGTCCATGTTTCATGTGTGAGATGGATGTGTCCTCGATCTTGAATTTAATTCGAGTGTCTGGAATTAATTAAGCACTAAATGGCAGTCCATACTGATTTGCACTGCAGTTTTTTCTTCTCATTCATTCTTAGTTGCTTTTATTAGGATTGAGAGAGGGGCAGGGGGGTACTGGAGACTGGAGAGTGCCATGGTTGAGTAGCTTATTCAACTCAGGCATGCAGTACTCCTATCCTATTTTGTAGCAATATGGACAAGAGATAGAAATGCTAATTTCTACTGTAGCTTCTTTTTTTTACAAGGGGAGGTGCACAATGCGCCAAATTTCATTTCAAACTGAGCTCAGATACATTGTACAGCATGAATGCTAAACCCAGGACAGTCTAAGTTAACAAGCTTCTGAACGAAAGGACAACTAGATTGCCtgtgagctactccctccgtcccataatctaagacgttttttgacactacactagtgtcaaaaaacgtcctatattatgggacgggggaGTAGTTTTACGCACGCAAAGACAGGTTCTGATCCGGACTTTGCCCCTGCTGACATTCTAGTGTAGCTCTGCCACAGTAAGGCTCGAGGGCGTGTCCATTGGTTCTCTTGATCTTTGCCTGCTCTTCTTTTCTGCTCCTTACATCAATATGTATTAATTGAAAGACTATGTGTATGACACCTTCTTCTCAATTTGTTCTTTTTCATTGCACAGTGATGCGATGACTGCTCTGAGGGATTAGTCTGCACAATATTATGCTTTTCAACTTGCCAAGAGTCACAACACCAATTGCTGTACGGTGGTTCATCTCAGTTGCAAATGCAGCAGGCTTTGGTCGAGATGTTTCTCCTGTTCATTTCGCCGCCCTGTTAAAGGAATGCAGGTCGGTGAATGCAGTCCATCAAGTTCACCAGCAGCTCATTTCTTCGGGTCTTCTTTCTTATCCAGCGTCGTTGTTGGAAGTATCATTTCCACCTTTGCCATCTCAGCCGTATTTATCACCAAGATCTTTGGGTACTGGTGTCGTAGCTGCTTATCTTGCGTGTGGTTCCAAAGATGAGGCTCTCACAGCATTGGAGCATGTTGTGCCGTCTCCAGCTGTCTGGTGGAATCTACTCATCCGAGAACACATCAAAGAGGGCCACCTTGAACATGCCATTGCAGTATCTTGCCGGATGCTGCGTGCTGGAACCAGACCGGACCATTTTACTCTGCCGCATATACTAAAGGCCTGTGGAGAGCTACCCTCGTACCGTTGTGGTATCACACTCCATGGACTTATATGCTGCAATGGTTTTGAGTCAAACGTCTTTGTATGCAATGCATTGGTGGCGATGTATGCCCGCTGTGGTTCACTGAAGGAAGCCAGCCAGGTTTTCCAGGAAATAGCTCAGAGGGGAATTGATGATGTCATATCATGGAATTCAATTGTTGCAGCCCATGTTAAACATAATAGTCCATGGACTGCGTTGGATATGTTCTCGAAAATGTCAATGATTGTCCATGAGAAGGCTACAAATGATAGGTCTAACATCATTAGCATTGTCAACATTCTTCCTGCATGTGCTTCTCTGAAGGCACTACCCCGAACTAGAGAAATTCATGGAAATGCCATTCGGCATGGTACATTTCCAGATGTTTTTGTAGGCAATGCTCTGGTTGGTACTTATGCAAAATGTGGTTCAATGAAGGATGCGGTAAAGGTTTTCAATATGATGGAAATAAAAGATGTTGTTTCTTGGAATGCAATCGTGACTGGCTACTCCCAAAGTGGCAACTTTGAGGCAGCCTTTGAGATTTTTAAGAATATGCGCAAGGAAAACATCTCAGCAGATGTAGTGACCTGGACTGCTGTAATTGCTGGGTATGCTCAGAGAGGATGTGGCCAAGAGGCACTCAATGTTTTCCGACAAATGCTCTTTTCTGGTTCAGAGCCAAATTCTATCACAATCATCTCtgtgctgtctgcttgtgcttccTTGGGAGCATATTCTCAGGGTATGGAAACTCATGCCTACTCTCTGAAGAATCGTCTTCTATCTTTGGATAACCATTTTGGTGGTACTGGCGATGAGGAGGATCTCATGGTGCACAATGCTTTAATAGATATGTACTCAAAGTGCAGAATCTTCAAAGCTGCACGTTCTATATTTGACTCTATACCCCGAAAGGAACGTAATGTGGTGACTTGGACTGTGATGATAGGTGGGTATGCACAATATGGGGACTCTAATGATGCCCTCGAGCTTTTCTCACAGATGCTCTCGAAACCACACGCAGTTGCCCCGAATGCATTTACGGTTTCCTGCATTCTGATGGCCTGTGCACATCTGTCAGCCCTGCGTGTTGGTAAGCAAATCCATGCTTATGTGGTTCGTCAACATCAATATGAAGCATCTACATACTTTGTGGCAAACTGTCTTATTGACATGTACTCAAAGTGTGGTGATGTCGATACAGCTAGGTATGTATTTGATGGCATGTCACAAAGGAATGACATTTCATGGACATCAATGATGGCAGGATATGGGATGCATGGTCGTGGCAATGAGGCCCTGGAAATATTTGACAAGATGCAAATGGCAGGCTTTGTTCCTGATGATATATCATTCCTGGTTGTTCTATATGCTTGCAGCCATTCTAGAATGATTGATCGAGGCCTGGATTACTTTGACAGCATGAGCAGAGATTACGGTGTGGCTGCCGGTGCAGAGCATTATGCTTGTGTCATTGACTTGCTGGCCCGCTCCGGGCAGATAGATAGGGCATGGAATATGGTCAAAGACATGCCAATGGAGCCTACTGCAGTAGTCTGGGTTGCATTGCTTAGTGCGTGTAGAGTACATTCAAATGTAGAACTTGCTGAATATGCTCTTAACAAGCTAGTTGAGATGAATGCAGAGAATGATGGATCTTACACGCTCATCTCCAACATATATGCTAATGCAAGGCGTTGGAAGGATGTAGCCAGAATCAGAAACCTGATGAAGAACTCCGGGATTAAGAAGAGGCCCGGTTGTAGTTGGGTCCAGGGTAAGAAAGGAACTGCGTCTTTCTTCGTTGGAGATCGATCGCATTCTCTATCCCCTCAGATTTATGCCCTTCTGGAGAGACTGATTGATCGCATCAAATCTATGGGTTATGTCCCTGAGACAAATTTTGCACTCCACGATGTCGATGATGAGGAGAAAAATAACCTGCTTGCTGAGCACAGCGAGAAGCTTGCTCTCGCATATGGCCTCCTCACAACTTCCCCTGGTTGTCCAATAAGGATCACAAAGAACCTGCGCGTTTGCGGTGATTGCCACAGTGCTTTCACCTACATCTCAAAGATTGTTGACCATGAGATCATTGTGCGGGACTCCAGTCGCTTCCATCATTTTAAGAATGGTGTGTGCTCTTGTGGTGACTATTGGTGATGGCTTCTGAGGCTGAAGCATAAACTGAAAGTGCATTCCAATTGGTTTTTGTACACTGAATGCACTCTTAGGAGAACTGATTAACCGCTGAAGAGCTGAATAGTTTCTCCTCGCCGTTGCTATTTTCTTTACTAATATTTCACAGTTCACTTAAGAGGTATCACCTGCAGAGTGTTGATATTTTCTCACATCTTCATTTGTTATGCTGATTTCATTAGAAAAAAGTACAATTGAAATCTATACTTTTCTTGAAAAATGTGTTTTGTCTGTCAGTATATATACTTACGTTCAGTTTTTGTCAGGCCAAATAGAGATTAATCATTTAATTTCTCTGGGTATATTTCAGAACTTTATATTTGTTCATTAAAAGGTTATTATTGGTCGGATGCTTGACTGTCGTGCCTATCAAAATCATGAAAATAAGTTACGTACTGTGTACCATTCCATTGGTCCTAATTTTCTGTTCCAGATGGATTTTGCTCATCATTGGAGGTGGTATAGTGTTCTGCTGGAGTTCTCATTTttcgaaaaggggcgctttattacttaaaaggtttaaacattacacccagcctctgcataactaagatgcacacggCCACACAAAGTCCTCTGCAAGAACGAAAAATAGATAGGCGGAATACAAATATAGAGTCTGTATAATGCCTAAAGCGGAGGTGGGCCAATCCTATGATCATGTTGCCACCCATGTTGgataaaagtatccctcgccgtatCCTCCAATtgtgtacacacctccgtaaataggtctcgattctccacgcgttgtagaaaggaccataaacgaagagtcccggtacatctgtagataacctgcattagagaagtacttttatcgttaaaaaccttatcatttctacatagccaaagcgacggctagcgctcccaccctaagaagagttctaaacctgtgatcaatcccatgtaatcagttgccaaatacattggcaacactacaaggaggatacaagccagaagctatctggatgactgaccatatagaccgagccaatttgcattggaagaataaatgttttattgtctcatcatgatGACAAAAAACACATCGcggacttccatgccaattcctcttgataaggttatctttagtaagaatgactccgcgacgaagataccatgcaaatattttattcttaagaggtatcttcatcttccagatcttcttattattatcaactggcacatcagactggattaacgctctatacatagactccactgaGAATTTTCCATTCTCATGTAGGTTCCATCGAAAtacatcagacccatgtgacaaTTGCACCGTGGACAACCGTTGAAGCAGGATGTACCACGATTGGAGTCTAggtccaattaaatctcttctgaacgtcacatttggcggaaatgattccattacagtggcaatagtatcacccttgtgacgcacaatgttgtatagagccggatattgttcccggagtgtggcatttcctagccacttgtcctcccagaatctaatttccgagccgtccttaatcgagaaggatccataggagaagaaatatttcttcgtagccattagacccgcccaaaagtgagaatccccaggcttccagtatacttgggataccgccttggagcccacatatttcctcctcaggagggtttgccatacaccattTTCGGTCagtaatttaaacaaccatttgccgaggagggccctattcttaacctcaaggtcatgaatgcccaacccgccttggtctttgggacgacaaaccacactccatttagccagtcgatatttctttcgctcgctatctccttgccaaaagaatcttaatcggaaataatccaatctatgtaaaactccttttggcaactggaagaaggaaatcatatatagtatCATATTACTTAGTACTGAGTTTATGAGGACCAATCTTCCACCTAGAGACAACAAtttacctttccaactgctaagtATTTTTTGCAGCCTCTCCTCGACATGTTTTcattcagcatttgtgagtctccgataatgtatcggtatTCCCAAATATGTGATTGGAAACTGGCCCAACCCACATCCAAACAGTTCAGCGTACAGGTGGGCCTCGTCTTGAGCCTCGCCAaaacaaaacaattcacttttatgaaagttgatcttcagacctgagagttgctcgaatgctgataaaattaatttcagatttctcgctttctcgaggtcatgatccatgaagagaacgtatcgtcggcatattgaagtatagagagaccaccatcaactagatgactTACTACTccatcaatttggccatcaacaaccttggcaagctcaatcatgaccgctagcatatccgccactatattgaatagcatgggcgataCCGAGTCACCTTGTCGCAATCCCTTCTTTGTTTGAAAATAGTGTCCAACGTCATCATTGACcttaatggcaacactacctccaGAAACGAAGCTATGGACCATAGCGCACCACTCTGTagaaaatcctttcattctgagagtctgttgaagaaatggccatttgactttgcATACGCTTTTTCAAAGTCTATTTTGAGTACCACCCCATTTAACTTTTTCTGATGTAATTCATGGACTGTTTCATGAAGGATAACAACTCCATCTAGGATGTTTCTTCCTTGCATAAAAGTAGTATGTGAAGGACGAATCACATGTTCAGCAACCGAATTTAGCCTAATAGTCGCAACCTtcgtgaatattttaaaactaacattaaggaggcaaataggtctatattgttgtatcctttcagcctcactaaccttaggtaataaaataatCTCACCGAAGTTTAAGCGAAACAATTCCAGATGGCCAGCATGTAGGTCGCTAAACAAAAGTAGGAGATCCGACTTGATGACTTCCCAGAAGTTCTGGTAGAACTCAGCGGGAAAACCATCTGGACCTGGGGCTTTGTTGTCCTCCATTAGGAAAACCgcctttctaacttcctcctcGGAGTATGGGGCTGTTAGAAGGTCCTTTTCCTCATCAGACCTGGGGGATGTCATCCGTTCGGGACTCATCCATTGAGAAGTTACCTTTCTCTGGGGCTCCGAACAATTTTTTATAATAATTAGTGATATAAGATTTAAGTTGCTCATGTCCCTCAATCATGCCCTTATCCTGTTGTAGGGAATGAATAATTTTCTTCCGGTGTCTGCCATTGGCAACTCCATGGAAAAATCTAGTATTCGAATCACCTTTCAGGATAAATTGAGAGTTACTATGTTGGTACCATTTGAGTTCCTCCTCACGCAGCATGCTAGCTATCTGTGCATTCGAATGACTCTTGATCTCGATTTCATGCTCAGATAGAGGTCTAACCTCTGCCAAGGCTTCTAATTCATCAATGATAGACGAAAGACAAAGCTTCTCCTTTTTGAGGATACCCGCAGTGTGCCTAGCCCAACCACTAAGGAACTTACGTAATGCATGAATTTTGTTGTTCCATTTGTGTATTGGGGTAAGCCCGACAACCGATTTATCCCACACCTTCTTGACCATGTCATGGAATCCATCCCGATGCAACCAACCCAGTTCAAACTTGAACTTGCGTCTGTGTTGCGGTCGTGGCAATCCAGTAGTTAAAAGGATGGGTGCGTGGTCTGAGATAGCCTTACGAGGTAGAGCGCGTACAGAAACCATAGGGAATCTGGATTCCCAGTCGGTATCCATTAATACGCGATCTAGTTTCTCATATGTCGGTTCTGGAAGACTGTTCGCCCAAGTGAATTGTCTTCCAATCATGGAAACCTCTCGCAAATCTAGACTGTCTATGACAGtgttgaaaaggaaaggccaatgatTATCAAACCTACCTCGGCTTTTCTCATTTGGAAATCGTAGCAAATTAAAATCCCCACCGATAAGAATGGGGTAGGGATTCTCCTTTGCCAGATTAA
Coding sequences within:
- the LOC123077407 gene encoding pentatricopeptide repeat-containing protein At5g16860 encodes the protein MLFNLPRVTTPIAVRWFISVANAAGFGRDVSPVHFAALLKECRSVNAVHQVHQQLISSGLLSYPASLLEVSFPPLPSQPYLSPRSLGTGVVAAYLACGSKDEALTALEHVVPSPAVWWNLLIREHIKEGHLEHAIAVSCRMLRAGTRPDHFTLPHILKACGELPSYRCGITLHGLICCNGFESNVFVCNALVAMYARCGSLKEASQVFQEIAQRGIDDVISWNSIVAAHVKHNSPWTALDMFSKMSMIVHEKATNDRSNIISIVNILPACASLKALPRTREIHGNAIRHGTFPDVFVGNALVGTYAKCGSMKDAVKVFNMMEIKDVVSWNAIVTGYSQSGNFEAAFEIFKNMRKENISADVVTWTAVIAGYAQRGCGQEALNVFRQMLFSGSEPNSITIISVLSACASLGAYSQGMETHAYSLKNRLLSLDNHFGGTGDEEDLMVHNALIDMYSKCRIFKAARSIFDSIPRKERNVVTWTVMIGGYAQYGDSNDALELFSQMLSKPHAVAPNAFTVSCILMACAHLSALRVGKQIHAYVVRQHQYEASTYFVANCLIDMYSKCGDVDTARYVFDGMSQRNDISWTSMMAGYGMHGRGNEALEIFDKMQMAGFVPDDISFLVVLYACSHSRMIDRGLDYFDSMSRDYGVAAGAEHYACVIDLLARSGQIDRAWNMVKDMPMEPTAVVWVALLSACRVHSNVELAEYALNKLVEMNAENDGSYTLISNIYANARRWKDVARIRNLMKNSGIKKRPGCSWVQGKKGTASFFVGDRSHSLSPQIYALLERLIDRIKSMGYVPETNFALHDVDDEEKNNLLAEHSEKLALAYGLLTTSPGCPIRITKNLRVCGDCHSAFTYISKIVDHEIIVRDSSRFHHFKNGVCSCGDYW